The following coding sequences lie in one Sorghum bicolor cultivar BTx623 chromosome 6, Sorghum_bicolor_NCBIv3, whole genome shotgun sequence genomic window:
- the LOC8074008 gene encoding uncharacterized protein At4g26450, which yields MQYQHAGSRSGMPPFARGGGGGGAYSRGQKQFYPPPPPPPPLPSAALPLPRQNKYEVLMEAGRLAAEYLVAKGVLPPGSLQQRGGTAVAGGWGQLLPPPPPPPPLPLSVTQEAPAYYGARNGRRQVDEERGIRNARSRRNRGGDYSSSNSSNYNGRGKRKFGADNKYSDWTKDRGRNRRYSDIQSYDDEDEDGAPGFKRERRSGGGIDEVGSSVSGVAGEGPSSKVEAMGESELEDTGSKASSNSNAQQKADALQEVEDENEANKMQENSVVSNSDVVEQGLNGEDNSNNGSSDGVQGAETKHLPVSSGEKVSDGRPEDIGVLNDKVEGGSTLHEKAEDDTTSEEVSVVENNLPNDARNLLNYCSFARVPTRPRSVLANRNVGPAQREIVVSEQVNPVIAEEMAQMAMDGEANTNSVTSIEEDSKDELVGQDQEHAEQSTICNQVEESVTFHEKETQGETEEMEEQKNIPRHNEVEDNKETNELSPTFASCQNNFNLQVEKGIQIYNLDTPPQDEVLIDPPNKGKTVDSELLPNIKAEHAVTMEEEKLGQSSSFKIRDLNLVGSPEVADMRGDPRLGQNSTAGCSVGLQDNQQVDFGTAFGNNPSNTDTCAPFLLGNKAVQVIDIEDDSPNEAGACDTSKSKGEMVYSSMEGMMNPPANTDALHGIQDGYGLAISDYLGADMSCYQSMQTELQDGMDLNGSEGITVMDDPIYSSLGDIGFMEVWDQQPQDYEKFF from the exons ATGCAGTACCAGCATGCCGGCAGCCGCAGCGGCATGCCGCCGTTcgcacgcggcggcggcggcggcggcgcctacAGCCGCGGACAAAAGCAGTTctacccgccgccgccgccgccgcctccccttCCGTCGGCCGCGCTGCCTCTGCCGCGGCAGAACAAGTATGAGGTGCTCATGGAGGCCGGCCGCCTCGCTGCCGAGTACCTGGTGGCGAAGGGCGTGCTCCCACCGGGCTCCCTGCAGCAGCGTGGCGGCACAGCCGTCGCTGGAGGGTGGGGCCAGCTgctgcctccgcctccgcctccacctccacTGCCGCTTTCGGTGACACAGGAAGCCCCAGCATACTATGGCGCCAGGAATGGCCGGCGGCAAGTTGATGAGGAGCGTGGTATTCGGAATGCCCGCTCGCGGCGTAACCGCGGTGGTGACTACAGTAGCAGCAACAGTAGTAACTATAATGGAAgggggaaaaggaaatttggggCTGACAATAAGTATTCAGATTGGACAAAGGATAGGGGGAGGAACAGGCGGTATTCTGATATCCAGAGTTATGATGATGAGGATGAAGATGGGGCTCCTGGGTTCAAAAGGGAGCGCCGAAGCGGTGGTGGGATTGACGAGGTTGGTAGTAGCGTGTCGGGGGTGGCTGGGGAGGGGCCATCATCGAAGGTGGAGGCGATGGGAGAGTCGGAGCTGGAGGATACTGGGTCAAAGGCTAGTTCTAACAGCAATGCCCAGCAGAAAGCTGATGCTTTGCAAGAGGTGGAGGATGAAAATGAGGCAAACAAAATGCAGGAGAACAGTGTGGTGTCTAATTCAGACGTAGTCGAGCAAGGGTTGAATGGTGAGGATAATAGCAATAATGGTTCTTCTGATGGTGTTCAAGGGGCAGAGACAAAACATTTGCCAGTATCCTCAGGTGAAAAGGTCTCAGATGGGAGGCCTGAAGATATTGGTGTTCTGAATGACAAGGTTGAAGGTGGCAGTACTTTGCATGAGAAGGCTGAAGATGACACAACGTCTGAAGAGGTCTCTGTTGTGGAGAACAATTTGCCTAATGATGCTAGAAATTTGCTAAACTATTGTAGTTTTGCAAGAGTTCCAACAAGACCACGATCAGTGCTTGCAAACAGGAATGTTGGACCAGCTCAAAGAGAAATTGTTGTGTCCGAACAGGTCAATCCGGTTATTGCTGAAGAAATGGCCCAGATGGCAATGGATGGAGAAGCTAACACCAATTCCGTAACTAGCATCGAGGAAGACAGTAAAGATGAGCTGGTTGGCCAAGaccaagaacatgctgaacaaaGCACTATCTGCAATCAAGTGGAAGAATCAGTGACATTCCATGAAAAGGAAACACAAGGTGAAACTGAAGAAATGGAAGAACAGAAGAACATCCCTCGACATAATGAAGTAGAGGATAATAAGGAGACAAATGAACTGTCTCCTACATTTGCTTCTTGTCAGAATAACTTCAATTTGCAAGTTGAGAAAGGAATACAAATCTACAATTTAGATACACCGCCACAAGATGAAGTGTTGATCGATCCACCCAATAAAGGGAAAACAGTTGATTCGGAGTTATTACCCAATATCAAAGCAGAACATGCTGTTACAATGGAAGAGGAAAAGCTTGGCCAGTCTAGCTCATTTAAAATACGTGATCTCAACCTGGTTGGTAGTCCAGAGGTTGCTGACATGCGAGGTGACCCTCGTTTAGGCCAAAACTCCACTGCTGGATGTTCAGTGGGCCTACAAGATAATCAACAAGTTGACTTTGGAACAGCTTTTGGTAACAATCCAAGTAATACTGACACATGTGCTCCATTTCTGTTGGGAAATAAGGCAGTTCAAGTTATTGATATCGAAGATGACTCACCAAATGAAGCTGGTGCTTGTGACACTTCAAAATCAAA AGGTGAGATGGTTTATTCTAGCATGGAGGGCATGATGAATCCTCCGGCGAACACCGATGCTCTACATGGTATCCAAGATGGTTATGGTCTTGCAATTTCAGATTACCTTGGTGCTGATATGTCATGCTACCAATCAATGCAAACAGAACTTCAAGATGGGATGGACCTAAATGGTTCAGAG GGCATAACTGTGATGGATGATCCAATTTACAGTTCTCTTGGTGACATAG GTTTTATGGAGGTTTGGGACCAGCAACCTCAAGACTATGAAAAGTTCTTCTGA
- the LOC8074010 gene encoding acetyltransferase At1g77540 → MTTITSRANDLAEQRSPAPRAPESRQQHRGMAEEEGGAAQRTVDAPPPETESIVWSEDKGRFETPDGEAFLQYRLLSGHGGGAAPAVAVMDMVHTYVPRSKRGQGLAARLCDAAFDHARGRGMRVLPTCSYISDTYLPRNPALKELVYKDEESHPKPSSM, encoded by the exons ATGACCACGATCACATCACGGGCAAACGACCTAGCTGAGCAGAGGAGTCCGGCTCCGAGAGCACCAGAGAGTCGGCAGCAGCACCGGGGgatggcggaggaggaaggcGGCGCGGCCCAGCGGACGGTGGATGCCCCTCCGCCGGAGACGGAGAGCATCGTGTGGAGCGAGGACAAGGGGAGGTTCGAGACGCCCGACGGCGAGGCCTTCCTCCAGTACCGCCTCCTCAGCGGCCACGGGGGCGGCGCGGCACCCGCGGTGGCGGTGATGGACATGGTGCACACGTACGTGCCGCGGAGCAAGCGCGGGCAGGGCCTCGCGGCGCGGCTCTGCGACGCCGCCTTCGACCACGCGCGGGGCCGCGGCATGCGCGTCCTCCCCACCTGCTCCTACATCTCC GACACTTACCTGCCTCGGAATCCGGCGCTGAAGGAGCTCGTGTACAAGGATGAAGAATCCCATCCCAAACCCAGCAGCATGTAG
- the LOC8074009 gene encoding uncharacterized protein LOC8074009, whose amino-acid sequence MAATFCAGPAASAVANPSSAGCRRQNLPRAGVLSACWRPTRPIPAFLSLRRPNAELRPLRVAAGSGVDPKVVNGEDFPPMKDLIQLYRTAFQQGNDEVLGEVEKAITAVEKEKSRVASQFESITTEITSGKEKFIRLNADLENFRKQTEKDRAKFTSNMRVQVVQSLLPLVDSFEKTNLENTPETEKEQKISTSYQGIYKQLVETLRYLGVGVVETVGKPFDPSVHEAISREASMQFKAGIVMHEVRRGFHLKERLLRPATVKVSTGSGKQSASS is encoded by the exons atggcggcaaccttctgcGCCGGGCCCGCCGCATCCGCGGTAGCAAACCCTAGCTCCGCCGGCTGCCGACGCCAGAACCTACCTCGGGCTGGCGTGCTGTCTGCCTGCTGGCGGCCCACCCGGCCGATTCCCGCCTTCCTCTCCCTCCGGCGCCCCAATGCCGAGCTGCGGCCGCTACGCGTGGCCGCCGGCTCCGGCGTTGACCCGAAG GTTGTCAATGGGGAAGATTTTCCTCCCATGAAGGACCTAATTCAACTATACAGGACAGCTTTTCAACAAGGAAATGATGAGGTTCTTGGTGAAGTTGAGAAGGCAATCACTGCTGTGGAAAAAGAGAAGAGTAGGGTAGCTTCTCAGTTTGAAAGTATTACAACCGAAATAACTTCTGGGAAGGAGAAGTTTATTCGCTTAAATGCTGATCTGGAGAATTTCCGGAAACAGACTGAAAAGGATCGTGCAAAGTTTACATCAAATATGCGGGTGCAAGTTGTTCAGAGTCTGTTACCTCTGGTTGATAGTTTTGAGAAAACGAATTTAGAGAACACACCAGAGACTGAGAAGGAGCAAAAGATCAGCACAAGCTATCAAGGCATATACAAGCAGTTAGTTGAAACACTAAGATATTTGGGTGTAGGAGTAGTGGAAACAGTTGGCAAGCCATTTGATCCTTCA GTCCATGAAGCCATCTCACGAGAAGCATCCATGCAATTCAAGGCAGGGATTGTCATGCATGAAGTCCGCAGAGGGTTCCATTTGAAGGAGAGGCTGCTAAGGCCTGCTACTGTTAAGGTCTCTACTGGCTCTGGCAAACAAAGCGCAAGCTCATAA
- the LOC8080298 gene encoding F-box protein 7 has product MASSDISVDIRPDINSFDHFLSMRYIATDRPWLKLYGIRVQPVPPFSSLSYKPDPALIHHCLPDELMLEIFTRMSPYTLGRAACVCRKWKYTARNPTLWRAACLKTWQRSGLEANYMMVRSLYDSSWRRMWLQRPRIRIDGLYVSRNTYIHTGVTEWQFKKTVNVVCYYRYLRFFPSGKFLYKISPDKVKDAVKCMHFRASKADCVFKGDYILSEDGQIEMALLYPGHRYTLVRMRLRLRGTTVGANNRLDVLKILTTGVNATELQNWKGSILELVDGWEEDETHDPDVPAVSHSRGLSPFVFVPFEEADTSVLNLPVEKMDYYVPG; this is encoded by the exons ATGGCTTCCTCAG ATATCTCTGTTGATATTCGTCCTGACATAAACTCGTTTGATCATTTCCTAAGCATGCGATACATTGCAACAGATAGACCCTGGCTGA AATTATATGGAATAAGAGTTCAGCCTGTGCCACCATTCAGCAGTTTGAGCTACAAACCTGATCCAGCACTCATTCACCATTGCCTACCTGATGAACTAATGCTCGAG ATTTTCACAAGAATGAGCCCATATACTTTAGGGAGGGCTGCATGTGTCTGCCGCAAGTGGAAATATACTGCACGTAATCCTACTTTGTGGCGTGCTGCATGCTTGAAAACTTGGCAG AGGAGTGGATTGGAGGCAAACTACATGATGGTTCGGTCGTTGTATGATTCCTCTTGGAGGAGAATGTGGCTGCAGAGACCAAGAATCCGAATTGACG GTCTCTATGTGAGCAGGAACACATATATTCATACTGGAGTTACAGAATGGCAATTCAAGAAAACTGTCAATGTG GTTTGCTACTACCGTTACTTGAGATTTTTTCCTAGTGGGAAGTTTCTCTATAAG ATCTCCCCAGATAAAGTTAAAGACGCTGTTAAGTGCATGCATTTCCGGGCATCAAAGGCTGATTGTGTATTTAAAGGCGACTACATACTGTCAGAGGATGGCCAG ATAGAAATGGCTCTCCTGTATCCAGGACATCGGTACACGCTTGTCAGGATGCGCCTTAG GCTTAGAGGAACCACAGTTGGTGCAAATAACAGGTTGGATGTACTGAAGATTCTAACCACTGGAGTGAATGCAACTGAACTGCAAAATTGGAAAGGCAGCATACTAGAACTTGTTGACGGCTGGGAAGAGGATGAGACACATGACCCAGATGTGCCTGCTGTTTCCCACAGCAGGGGTTTgtcgccctttgtgtttgttccGTTTGAGGAG GCTGATACTTCGGTGCTAAACCTCCCTGTGGAGAAGATGGACTACTACGTCCCTGGGTGA